The following proteins come from a genomic window of Parambassis ranga chromosome 4, fParRan2.1, whole genome shotgun sequence:
- the kif1aa gene encoding kinesin-like protein KIF1A isoform X12, with protein sequence MAGASVKVAVRVRPFNSREIGKESKCIIQMSGNTTTIINPKQAKDNKSFNFDYSYWSHTSPEDVNYASQMRVYQDIGEEMLLHAFEGYNVCIFAYGQTGAGKSYTMMGKQDVKDQKGIIPLLCEDLFTKINDNTDNSMSYSVEVSYMEIYCERVRDLLNPKNKGNLRVREHPLMGPYVEDLSKLAVTSYNDIQDLMDSGNKARTVAATNMNETSSRSHAVFNIIFTQKRHDAETDNTSEKVSKISLVDLAGSERADSTGAKGTRLKEGANINKSLTTLGKVISALAEVDSGPNKNKKKKKVESFIPYRDSVLTWLLRENLGGNSRTAMVAALSPADINYDETLSTLRYADRAKQIRCNAVINEDPNNRLVRELKEEVSRLKDLLYAQGLGDIIEMTNAMTGMSPSPSLSALSSRAGSIASLHDRIMFSPGSEEAIERLKETEKIIAELNETWEEKLRRTEAIRMEREALLAEMGVAMREDGGTVGVFSPKKTPHLVNLNEDPLMSECLLYYIKDGITRVGRLDASSRQDIVLSGHFIQDEHCTFTSSVGPMGETVVLEPCEGAETYVNGKRVTEPTILKSGNRIILGKSHVFRFNHPVQARAERERTPCAETPSEPVDWAFAQRELLEKQGIDMKQEMEQRLQELEDQYRKEREEANNLLEQQRLDYESKLEALQKQVDRYYPEAPEEDEELEEEVQWTERERELAVWSFRKWRCYQFTSLRDLLWGNAIFLKEANAISVELKKKVQFQFVLLTDTLYSPLPPDLLPPEATKDREKRHFPCTIVAVEVQDQKNGATHYWTLEKLRQRLDLMREMYDRAADVPNTTTEDCENVMTGGDPFYDRFPWFRLVGRAFVYLSNLLYPVPLVHRVAIVSEKGEVKGFLRVAVQAISADEEAPDYGSGVRQSGTAKISFEDQQYEKFQSESCSVGLSRTGISQEELRIVEGEGQNAEMGPSADEVNNNTCAAGGDEQENPLKAGLDGVLDGALEHLRIGNVFTFRVTVLQASSISAEYADIFCQFNFIHRHDEAFSTEPLKNTGRGPPLGFYHVQNIAVEVTKSFVDYIKSQPIVFEVFGHYQKQPFLPLCKDVISPLRPCRRQFPRVMPLSKPVPATKLTAMTRPQAGPCHCKYDLMVFFEICELEANGDYIPAVVDHRGGMPCHGTFLLHQGLQRRIAVTIVHESGGDMVWKDIRELVVGRLRNTPEVDETIIDPNILSLNILSAGYVRPMLDDRTFFRFEAAWDSSMHNSLLLNRVTPFGEKIYMTLSAYLEMENCTQPAVITKDVCMVFYSRDTKLSASRSIRNLFGTGSLRAADGNRVTGVYEVSLCNLADAGSPGMQRRRRRVLDTSVAYVRGEENLAGWRPRSDSLILDHQWELEKLSLLQDVEKTKHYLLLREKLESTLLLGQESLQSCVTDELSESPHPAEVDPEASSSSEITSERQRELAAKCLRLLTHSFNREYSHVCVSASESKISEMSITTLRDSTSISALNTITPSSTCPSLVEGCYSNVELRPPTPRSCAVSPAPDTPQEAKKSVNGASENKPRSRRFVPDIQEIRVSPIVSKKGYIHFLEPHTNGWVKRYVVVRRPYVYIYNSERDTVERAILNLSSAQVEYSEDQQAMLKTPNTFAVCTKHRGILLQATNDKEMHDWLYAFNPLLAGTIRSKLSRRRAGPMRM encoded by the exons ATGGCAGGGGCCTCAGTGAAGGTAGCAGTGCGGGTCCGCCCCTTCAATTCACGAGAGATTGGAAAAGAAAGCAAATGCATCATTCAGATGTCTGGAAACACTACCA CCATCATCAACCCCAAGCAGGCCAAAGACAACAAGAGTTTCAACTTTGATTACTCCTACTGGTCCCACACCTCG CCTGAGGATGTCAATTATGCCTCTCAGATGCGAGTGTACCAAGACATCGGAGAGGAAATGTTGCTTCATGCCTTTGAAGGCTACAACGTCTGCATCTTTGCCTATGGTCAGACAGGAGCTGGCAAGTCTTATACTATGATGGGGAAACAGGATGTTAAGGATCAAAAAGGAATCATTCCCTTG CTGTGTGAAGATCTTTTCACTAAGATTAATGataacacagacaacagcatgTCTTACTCTGTAGAG GTAAGCTATATGGAAATCTACTGTGAACGTGTGCGGGACCTGCTGAACCCCAAAAACAAAGGGAACCTGCGTGTGCGAGAGCATCCTCTTATGGGGCCTTATGTGGAGGACCTGTCCAAGCTGGCTGTTACTTCCTACAATGACATCCAGGACTTGATGGACTCTGGCAATAAGGCCAG GACTGTGGCTGCCACCAACATGAATGAGACAAGCAGTCGCTCTCATGCTGTATTCAACATCATATTCACACAGAAACGGCATGATGCAGAGACTGACAACACCTCTGAGAAG GTTAGCAAAATAAGTTTGGTGGATTTGGCTGGCAGTGAGAGGGCAGATTCTACTGGAGCCAAAGGAACCAGGCTCAAG GAAGGAGCAAATATCAACAAATCTCTAACCACTCTTGGGAAGGTCATCTCTGCTTTGGCAGAAGTG GATTCAGGCCCAAATAAG aataaaaagaagaagaaagtggaaAGCTTCATTCCCTATAGAGATTCAGTTTTGACTTGGTTACTAAGAGAAAATCTAG GTGGGAATTCTCGAACTGCAATGGTTGCTGCCCTGAGCCCAGCTGACATCAACTACGATGAGACTCTCAGCACACTCAG GTACGCTGACCGCGCCAAACAGATTCGCTGTAACGCTGTCATTAACGAGGATCCCAACAACCGATTGGTGCGtgagctgaaggaggaggtgtCTCGCCTGAAGGACCTCCTTTATGCCCAGGGTCTAGGCGACATCATTGAGA TGACCAATGCCATGACGGGGATGAGtccctctccgtctctctcagCCTTGTCCAGCCGTGCCGGATCTATTGCCAGTCTTCATGACCGCATCATGTTCAGCCCAGGCAGCGAAGAGGCCATCGAGAGGCTGAAG GAAACAGAAAAAATCATTGCTGAACTCAACGAGACCTGGGAAGAGAAACTTCGGAGAACAGAAGCCATTAGAATGGAAAG AGAGGCTTTGCTGGCAGAAATGGGTGTAGCAATGCGAGAAGATGGTGGCACAGTTGGTGTGTTTTCTCCTAAGAAG ACGCCTCATTTAGTGAACCTCAACGAGGATCCTCTGATGTCTGAGTGCCTGCTGTACTACATAAAAGATGGGATTACCAG GGTTGGTCGTTTAGATGCCAGCAGTCGACAGGATATTGTCCTCAGTGGCCACTTCATTCAAGATGAGCACTGTACCTTTACCAGCTCTGTTGGTCCAATGGGAGAAA CAGTTGTCTTAGAGCCGTGTGAAGGAGCTGAGACATATGTCAATGGAAAGAGAGTGACAGAACCTACCATTCTTAAATCAG GAAATCGTATCATCCTGGGGAAGAGCCATGTGTTCCGGTTCAACCATCCTGTGCAGGCTCGGGCTGAGAGGGAGCGGACCCCCTGTGCTGAAACCCCCTCTGAGCCAGTGGACTGGGCTTTTGCTCAAAGGGAGTTGCTGGAGAAACAGGGGATTGACATGAAACAAGAAATGGAACAGAG aCTGCAGGAGTTGGAAGACCAGTAtcgcaaagagagagaggaggccaaCAATCTTCTGGAACAGCAAAGACTG GATTATGAGAGCAAGCTGGAAGCTCTTCAGAAGCAAGTTGATCGTTATTACCCAGAAGCCccagaagaagatgaggaaCTAGAGGAGGAAg TGCAATGGACAGAAAGGGAAAGAGAGCTGGCTGTGTGGAGCTTCCGGAAGTGGAGGTGCTACCAGTTCACATCGCTCCGCGACCTGCTCTGGGGGAATGCCATCTTCTTAAAGGAGGCCAACGCCATCAGTGTTGAACTCAAAAAGAAG GTCCAGTTCCAGTTTGTCCTGCTTACAGACACTCTCTACTCCCCTCTGCCTCCTGATTTGTTGCCCCCAGAGGCGACTAAAGACAGAGAAAAGCGGCATTTCCCATGCACCATTGTAGCTGTGGAGGTACAAGATCAGAAGAATGGAGCCACTCACTACTGGACATTAGAAAAACTAAG GCAGAGGCTTGATCTCATGAGAGAGATGTATGACCGTGCTGCTGATGTGCCCAACACCACCACTGAGGACTGTGAAAACGTGATGACAGGAGGCGACCCCTTTTATGATCGCTTTCCGTGGTTCCGCCTAGTTGGCAG GGCCTTTGTTTATCTGAGTAACCTGCTCTACCCAGTTCCTCTTGTTCACCGCGTGGCCATCGTCAGTGAGAAGGGAGAAGTAAAAGGCTTCCTCCGAGTGGCAGTACAGGCAATATCAG CTGATGAGGAAGCTCCAGATTATGGCTCAGGAGTGAGGCAGTCAGGGACTGCCAAAATCTCATTTGAGGATCAGCAATATGAAAAG TTCCAGTCAGAGTCCTGCTCTGTAGGACTGTCCCGCACAGGGATTTCACAGGAGGAGCTTCGAATTGTggagggagagggacagaatGCAGAAATGGGGCCCTCAGCGGATGaagtcaacaacaacacatgtgcGG CTGGTGGAGATGAGCAGGAGAATCCACTGAAAGCTGGTCTCGATGGTGTTCTGGATGGAGCTCTGGAGCACCTCAGGATTGGTAATGTGTTTACCTTCAGGGTGACTGTCCTGCAGGCCTCCAGCATTTCTGCAGAGTATGCTGACATCTTCTGCCAGTTTAA TTTCATTCACCGCCACGATGAAGCCTTTTCCACTGAACCTCTAAAAAACACAGGCCGTGGCCCTCCTCTTGGCTTCTACCATGTGCAGAAT ATTGCTGTTGAAGTCACCAAATCCTTTGTTGACTACATCAAGAGTCAGCCAATTGTGTTTGAGGTGTTTGGACACTACCAGAAGCAGCCTTTTCTTCCCCTCTGTAAAGATGTCATCAG TCCACTACGCCCCTGCAGAAGACAGTTTCCACGAGTGATGCCTTTGTCAAAACCAG TACCTGCCACCAAGCTGACGGCCATGACTCGTCCACAGGCTGGACCCTGCCACTGTAAATATGATCTCATGGTATTCTTCGAGATCTGTGAGCTGGAGGCCAATGGAGA CTACATCCCTGCAGTGGTGGACCACAGAGGAGGAATGCCTTGCCATGGCACATTTCTTCTGCACCAG GGTCTTCAGAGAAGGATCGCTGTTACTATTGTACATGAATCAGGAGGGGACATGGTATGGAAAGATATCCGTGAGCTTGTTGTGG GACGTCTGCGTAACACCCCAGAAGTTGATGAAACCATCATTGACCCTAATATCCTCTCTCTAAACATCTTATCTGCTGGGTATGTCAGGCCCATGCTTGATGACAG GACCTTCTTTCGCTTCGAGGCTGCGTGGGATAGCTCCATGCACAACTCCCTGCTACTAAATCGAGTCACTCCATTTGGAGAGAAGATCTACATGACCCTCTCAGCCTACTTGGAG ATGGAGAACTGCACACAGCCTGCAGTCATAACCAAAGATGTTTGCATGGTCTTCTACTCTCGAGACACAAAACTCTCAGCTTCGCGGTCCATCCGCAACCTTTTTGGTACTGGGAGCCTGAGGGCAGCAGATGG AAATCGTGTAACTGGAGTTTATGAGGTCAGCCTATGTAACCTGGCAGATGCAGGAAGCCCAG GAATGCAAAGGAGACGCAGGCGGGTGCTGGACACCTCTGTGGCCTACGTCCGAGGGGAAGAGAACCTAGCTGGGTGGAGGCCTCGTAGTGACAGCCTCATTCTGGACCATCAGTGGGAGCTGGAGAAACTCAGCCTCCTCCAAGAC GTCGAGAAAACCAAACATTATCTTCTTCTGAGGGAGAAACTTGAATCCACCCTGCTCCTGGGCCAGGAGTCCCTTCAGTCCTGTGTCACTGATGAGCTGAGTGAGTCTCCTCACCCCGCTGAGGTGGACCCAGAGGCTAGCTCCAGCTCTGAAATCACCAGTGAGAGGCAAAGAGAACTTGCAGCCAAG TGTTTGCGGCTGCTCACTCACTCCTTTAACAGAGAATACAGCCATGTCTGTGTCAGCGCCAGTGAAAGCAAG ATCTCTGAGATGTCCATCACAACTCTAAGAGACTCCACTTCAATCTCAGCTCTTAACACAATCACACCCTCCTCAACATGCCCTTCACTTGTTGAGGGTTGCTATAGCAATGTTGAACTCAG ACCACCTACTCCTCGCTCCTGTGCTGTCAGCCCCGCTCCTGACACACCACAGGAGGCAAAGAAATCCGTCAATGGAGCATCTGAAAATAAACCACGGAGCCGCAGATTTGTCCCCGATATCCAGGAGATTAGGGTCAG CCCTATTGTATCAAAGAAGGGTTACATACATTTCTTAGAACCACACACCAACGGATGGGTGAAGCGTTACGTGGTTGTCCGACGGCCGTATGTCTACATCTACAactcagagagagacacagtggAGCGGGCTATTCTCAACCTGTCCTCCGCCCAGGTGGAGTACAGTGAGGACCAGCAAGCAATGCTGAAG ACCCCAAACACATTTGCTGTGTGCACAAAACATCGTGGAATTTTGCTTCAAGCCACCAATGACAAAGAGATGCATGACTGGCTATATGCATTTAATCCTCTCCTTGCTGGAACGATCAG GTCAAAGCTGTCAAGAAGACGAGCTGGACCGATGAGGATGTGA
- the kif1aa gene encoding kinesin-like protein KIF1A isoform X8, with protein sequence MAGASVKVAVRVRPFNSREIGKESKCIIQMSGNTTTIINPKQAKDNKSFNFDYSYWSHTSPEDVNYASQMRVYQDIGEEMLLHAFEGYNVCIFAYGQTGAGKSYTMMGKQDVKDQKGIIPLLCEDLFTKINDNTDNSMSYSVEVSYMEIYCERVRDLLNPKNKGNLRVREHPLMGPYVEDLSKLAVTSYNDIQDLMDSGNKARTVAATNMNETSSRSHAVFNIIFTQKRHDAETDNTSEKVSKISLVDLAGSERADSTGAKGTRLKEGANINKSLTTLGKVISALAEVDSGPNKNKKKKKVESFIPYRDSVLTWLLRENLGGNSRTAMVAALSPADINYDETLSTLRYADRAKQIRCNAVINEDPNNRLVRELKEEVSRLKDLLYAQGLGDIIETYRASGADIEGLKLTNAMTGMSPSPSLSALSSRAGSIASLHDRIMFSPGSEEAIERLKETEKIIAELNETWEEKLRRTEAIRMEREALLAEMGVAMREDGGTVGVFSPKKTPHLVNLNEDPLMSECLLYYIKDGITRVGRLDASSRQDIVLSGHFIQDEHCTFTSSVGPMGETVVLEPCEGAETYVNGKRVTEPTILKSGNRIILGKSHVFRFNHPVQARAERERTPCAETPSEPVDWAFAQRELLEKQGIDMKQEMEQRLQELEDQYRKEREEANNLLEQQRLDYESKLEALQKQVDRYYPEAPEEDEELEEEVQWTERERELAVWSFRKWRCYQFTSLRDLLWGNAIFLKEANAISVELKKKVQFQFVLLTDTLYSPLPPDLLPPEATKDREKRHFPCTIVAVEVQDQKNGATHYWTLEKLRQRLDLMREMYDRAADVPNTTTEDCENVMTGGDPFYDRFPWFRLVGRAFVYLSNLLYPVPLVHRVAIVSEKGEVKGFLRVAVQAISADEEAPDYGSGVRQSGTAKISFEDQQYEKFQSESCSVGLSRTGISQEELRIVEGEGQNAEMGPSADEVNNNTCAAGGDEQENPLKAGLDGVLDGALEHLRIGNVFTFRVTVLQASSISAEYADIFCQFNFIHRHDEAFSTEPLKNTGRGPPLGFYHVQNIAVEVTKSFVDYIKSQPIVFEVFGHYQKQPFLPLCKDVISPLRPCRRQFPRVMPLSKPVPATKLTAMTRPQAGPCHCKYDLMVFFEICELEANGDYIPAVVDHRGGMPCHGTFLLHQGLQRRIAVTIVHESGGDMVWKDIRELVVGRLRNTPEVDETIIDPNILSLNILSAGYVRPMLDDRQFLDSDMPSISLEVEHRTFFRFEAAWDSSMHNSLLLNRVTPFGEKIYMTLSAYLEMENCTQPAVITKDVCMVFYSRDTKLSASRSIRNLFGTGSLRAADGNRVTGVYEVSLCNLADAGSPGMQRRRRRVLDTSVAYVRGEENLAGWRPRSDSLILDHQWELEKLSLLQDVEKTKHYLLLREKLESTLLLGQESLQSCVTDELSESPHPAEVDPEASSSSEITSERQRELAAKCLRLLTHSFNREYSHVCVSASESKISEMSITTLRDSTSISALNTITPSSTCPSLVEGCYSNVELRPPTPRSCAVSPAPDTPQEAKKSVNGASENKPRSRRFVPDIQEIRVSPIVSKKGYIHFLEPHTNGWVKRYVVVRRPYVYIYNSERDTVERAILNLSSAQVEYSEDQQAMLKTPNTFAVCTKHRGILLQATNDKEMHDWLYAFNPLLAGTIRSKLSRRRAGPMRM encoded by the exons ATGGCAGGGGCCTCAGTGAAGGTAGCAGTGCGGGTCCGCCCCTTCAATTCACGAGAGATTGGAAAAGAAAGCAAATGCATCATTCAGATGTCTGGAAACACTACCA CCATCATCAACCCCAAGCAGGCCAAAGACAACAAGAGTTTCAACTTTGATTACTCCTACTGGTCCCACACCTCG CCTGAGGATGTCAATTATGCCTCTCAGATGCGAGTGTACCAAGACATCGGAGAGGAAATGTTGCTTCATGCCTTTGAAGGCTACAACGTCTGCATCTTTGCCTATGGTCAGACAGGAGCTGGCAAGTCTTATACTATGATGGGGAAACAGGATGTTAAGGATCAAAAAGGAATCATTCCCTTG CTGTGTGAAGATCTTTTCACTAAGATTAATGataacacagacaacagcatgTCTTACTCTGTAGAG GTAAGCTATATGGAAATCTACTGTGAACGTGTGCGGGACCTGCTGAACCCCAAAAACAAAGGGAACCTGCGTGTGCGAGAGCATCCTCTTATGGGGCCTTATGTGGAGGACCTGTCCAAGCTGGCTGTTACTTCCTACAATGACATCCAGGACTTGATGGACTCTGGCAATAAGGCCAG GACTGTGGCTGCCACCAACATGAATGAGACAAGCAGTCGCTCTCATGCTGTATTCAACATCATATTCACACAGAAACGGCATGATGCAGAGACTGACAACACCTCTGAGAAG GTTAGCAAAATAAGTTTGGTGGATTTGGCTGGCAGTGAGAGGGCAGATTCTACTGGAGCCAAAGGAACCAGGCTCAAG GAAGGAGCAAATATCAACAAATCTCTAACCACTCTTGGGAAGGTCATCTCTGCTTTGGCAGAAGTG GATTCAGGCCCAAATAAG aataaaaagaagaagaaagtggaaAGCTTCATTCCCTATAGAGATTCAGTTTTGACTTGGTTACTAAGAGAAAATCTAG GTGGGAATTCTCGAACTGCAATGGTTGCTGCCCTGAGCCCAGCTGACATCAACTACGATGAGACTCTCAGCACACTCAG GTACGCTGACCGCGCCAAACAGATTCGCTGTAACGCTGTCATTAACGAGGATCCCAACAACCGATTGGTGCGtgagctgaaggaggaggtgtCTCGCCTGAAGGACCTCCTTTATGCCCAGGGTCTAGGCGACATCATTGAGA CATATCGGGCGTCTGGTGCTGATATAGAgggtttgaaat TGACCAATGCCATGACGGGGATGAGtccctctccgtctctctcagCCTTGTCCAGCCGTGCCGGATCTATTGCCAGTCTTCATGACCGCATCATGTTCAGCCCAGGCAGCGAAGAGGCCATCGAGAGGCTGAAG GAAACAGAAAAAATCATTGCTGAACTCAACGAGACCTGGGAAGAGAAACTTCGGAGAACAGAAGCCATTAGAATGGAAAG AGAGGCTTTGCTGGCAGAAATGGGTGTAGCAATGCGAGAAGATGGTGGCACAGTTGGTGTGTTTTCTCCTAAGAAG ACGCCTCATTTAGTGAACCTCAACGAGGATCCTCTGATGTCTGAGTGCCTGCTGTACTACATAAAAGATGGGATTACCAG GGTTGGTCGTTTAGATGCCAGCAGTCGACAGGATATTGTCCTCAGTGGCCACTTCATTCAAGATGAGCACTGTACCTTTACCAGCTCTGTTGGTCCAATGGGAGAAA CAGTTGTCTTAGAGCCGTGTGAAGGAGCTGAGACATATGTCAATGGAAAGAGAGTGACAGAACCTACCATTCTTAAATCAG GAAATCGTATCATCCTGGGGAAGAGCCATGTGTTCCGGTTCAACCATCCTGTGCAGGCTCGGGCTGAGAGGGAGCGGACCCCCTGTGCTGAAACCCCCTCTGAGCCAGTGGACTGGGCTTTTGCTCAAAGGGAGTTGCTGGAGAAACAGGGGATTGACATGAAACAAGAAATGGAACAGAG aCTGCAGGAGTTGGAAGACCAGTAtcgcaaagagagagaggaggccaaCAATCTTCTGGAACAGCAAAGACTG GATTATGAGAGCAAGCTGGAAGCTCTTCAGAAGCAAGTTGATCGTTATTACCCAGAAGCCccagaagaagatgaggaaCTAGAGGAGGAAg TGCAATGGACAGAAAGGGAAAGAGAGCTGGCTGTGTGGAGCTTCCGGAAGTGGAGGTGCTACCAGTTCACATCGCTCCGCGACCTGCTCTGGGGGAATGCCATCTTCTTAAAGGAGGCCAACGCCATCAGTGTTGAACTCAAAAAGAAG GTCCAGTTCCAGTTTGTCCTGCTTACAGACACTCTCTACTCCCCTCTGCCTCCTGATTTGTTGCCCCCAGAGGCGACTAAAGACAGAGAAAAGCGGCATTTCCCATGCACCATTGTAGCTGTGGAGGTACAAGATCAGAAGAATGGAGCCACTCACTACTGGACATTAGAAAAACTAAG GCAGAGGCTTGATCTCATGAGAGAGATGTATGACCGTGCTGCTGATGTGCCCAACACCACCACTGAGGACTGTGAAAACGTGATGACAGGAGGCGACCCCTTTTATGATCGCTTTCCGTGGTTCCGCCTAGTTGGCAG GGCCTTTGTTTATCTGAGTAACCTGCTCTACCCAGTTCCTCTTGTTCACCGCGTGGCCATCGTCAGTGAGAAGGGAGAAGTAAAAGGCTTCCTCCGAGTGGCAGTACAGGCAATATCAG CTGATGAGGAAGCTCCAGATTATGGCTCAGGAGTGAGGCAGTCAGGGACTGCCAAAATCTCATTTGAGGATCAGCAATATGAAAAG TTCCAGTCAGAGTCCTGCTCTGTAGGACTGTCCCGCACAGGGATTTCACAGGAGGAGCTTCGAATTGTggagggagagggacagaatGCAGAAATGGGGCCCTCAGCGGATGaagtcaacaacaacacatgtgcGG CTGGTGGAGATGAGCAGGAGAATCCACTGAAAGCTGGTCTCGATGGTGTTCTGGATGGAGCTCTGGAGCACCTCAGGATTGGTAATGTGTTTACCTTCAGGGTGACTGTCCTGCAGGCCTCCAGCATTTCTGCAGAGTATGCTGACATCTTCTGCCAGTTTAA TTTCATTCACCGCCACGATGAAGCCTTTTCCACTGAACCTCTAAAAAACACAGGCCGTGGCCCTCCTCTTGGCTTCTACCATGTGCAGAAT ATTGCTGTTGAAGTCACCAAATCCTTTGTTGACTACATCAAGAGTCAGCCAATTGTGTTTGAGGTGTTTGGACACTACCAGAAGCAGCCTTTTCTTCCCCTCTGTAAAGATGTCATCAG TCCACTACGCCCCTGCAGAAGACAGTTTCCACGAGTGATGCCTTTGTCAAAACCAG TACCTGCCACCAAGCTGACGGCCATGACTCGTCCACAGGCTGGACCCTGCCACTGTAAATATGATCTCATGGTATTCTTCGAGATCTGTGAGCTGGAGGCCAATGGAGA CTACATCCCTGCAGTGGTGGACCACAGAGGAGGAATGCCTTGCCATGGCACATTTCTTCTGCACCAG GGTCTTCAGAGAAGGATCGCTGTTACTATTGTACATGAATCAGGAGGGGACATGGTATGGAAAGATATCCGTGAGCTTGTTGTGG GACGTCTGCGTAACACCCCAGAAGTTGATGAAACCATCATTGACCCTAATATCCTCTCTCTAAACATCTTATCTGCTGGGTATGTCAGGCCCATGCTTGATGACAG ACAGTTTCTTGATTCGGACATGCCTAG CATTTCCTTGGAAGTTGAACATAG GACCTTCTTTCGCTTCGAGGCTGCGTGGGATAGCTCCATGCACAACTCCCTGCTACTAAATCGAGTCACTCCATTTGGAGAGAAGATCTACATGACCCTCTCAGCCTACTTGGAG ATGGAGAACTGCACACAGCCTGCAGTCATAACCAAAGATGTTTGCATGGTCTTCTACTCTCGAGACACAAAACTCTCAGCTTCGCGGTCCATCCGCAACCTTTTTGGTACTGGGAGCCTGAGGGCAGCAGATGG AAATCGTGTAACTGGAGTTTATGAGGTCAGCCTATGTAACCTGGCAGATGCAGGAAGCCCAG GAATGCAAAGGAGACGCAGGCGGGTGCTGGACACCTCTGTGGCCTACGTCCGAGGGGAAGAGAACCTAGCTGGGTGGAGGCCTCGTAGTGACAGCCTCATTCTGGACCATCAGTGGGAGCTGGAGAAACTCAGCCTCCTCCAAGAC GTCGAGAAAACCAAACATTATCTTCTTCTGAGGGAGAAACTTGAATCCACCCTGCTCCTGGGCCAGGAGTCCCTTCAGTCCTGTGTCACTGATGAGCTGAGTGAGTCTCCTCACCCCGCTGAGGTGGACCCAGAGGCTAGCTCCAGCTCTGAAATCACCAGTGAGAGGCAAAGAGAACTTGCAGCCAAG TGTTTGCGGCTGCTCACTCACTCCTTTAACAGAGAATACAGCCATGTCTGTGTCAGCGCCAGTGAAAGCAAG ATCTCTGAGATGTCCATCACAACTCTAAGAGACTCCACTTCAATCTCAGCTCTTAACACAATCACACCCTCCTCAACATGCCCTTCACTTGTTGAGGGTTGCTATAGCAATGTTGAACTCAG ACCACCTACTCCTCGCTCCTGTGCTGTCAGCCCCGCTCCTGACACACCACAGGAGGCAAAGAAATCCGTCAATGGAGCATCTGAAAATAAACCACGGAGCCGCAGATTTGTCCCCGATATCCAGGAGATTAGGGTCAG CCCTATTGTATCAAAGAAGGGTTACATACATTTCTTAGAACCACACACCAACGGATGGGTGAAGCGTTACGTGGTTGTCCGACGGCCGTATGTCTACATCTACAactcagagagagacacagtggAGCGGGCTATTCTCAACCTGTCCTCCGCCCAGGTGGAGTACAGTGAGGACCAGCAAGCAATGCTGAAG ACCCCAAACACATTTGCTGTGTGCACAAAACATCGTGGAATTTTGCTTCAAGCCACCAATGACAAAGAGATGCATGACTGGCTATATGCATTTAATCCTCTCCTTGCTGGAACGATCAG GTCAAAGCTGTCAAGAAGACGAGCTGGACCGATGAGGATGTGA